A genome region from Thermovirga sp. includes the following:
- a CDS encoding nicotinate-nucleotide adenylyltransferase, producing MPLRSSEGLRKRKIGVMGGTFDPIHFGHLIAGEEAYFSLGLTEVVFVPTGDPFHKAGRSISSAEHRYVMTMLATLDNPHFRISRIEIDRDTSSHTVDTLREMRHWYPPRSVEFFFITGLDAVLEITAWKEPLEMPKLCKIVAVSRPGFNPGGLKNLPEEIRANLIHLEIPLLAISSTEIRRRVSNGQSIRYLAPWLVEQYIYKNNLYFRNGW from the coding sequence ATGCCCTTAAGGTCCTCGGAAGGATTGCGCAAACGCAAGATAGGTGTCATGGGAGGCACTTTCGACCCAATCCACTTCGGCCATCTGATCGCCGGAGAAGAGGCCTATTTCTCCTTGGGCCTGACCGAGGTGGTTTTCGTGCCGACGGGAGACCCCTTCCACAAGGCAGGAAGATCCATATCATCGGCGGAACATCGTTACGTGATGACCATGCTCGCAACCCTTGACAACCCTCATTTCCGCATCTCCAGGATCGAGATCGACCGGGATACATCAAGCCATACCGTTGATACCCTGAGGGAGATGAGGCACTGGTATCCTCCGCGCAGCGTCGAATTCTTTTTCATAACGGGCCTGGACGCGGTTTTGGAGATCACCGCCTGGAAGGAACCCCTGGAGATGCCCAAGCTGTGCAAGATTGTCGCGGTCAGCCGACCCGGTTTCAACCCCGGAGGGCTCAAGAATCTGCCTGAAGAGATCAGGGCAAACCTGATCCACCTCGAGATACCCCTCCTGGCGATATCCAGTACCGAGATCAGGAGGAGAGTCTCCAACGGCCAGAGCATAAGGTACCTGGCTCCCTGGCTGGTGGAGCAGTATATATACAAGAATAATCTCTATTTCAGGAACGGATGGTGA
- a CDS encoding phosphoglycerate kinase: MRLKTIEGQSLGGKNVLVRVDFNVPMEEGEITDDTRIRAHLDTLNLLRRGGAKIALASHRGRPKGKVSPDLSLFPVLRFLRQLAYSEASFCEDCVGEKVSAKVNSMNEGDICLLENLRFHPGEEANDQVFAENLAKPFDLFVMDAFSAAHRAHASTVGVTRFLPSFAGILMEKEVSVLSAVMESPKRPLVIILGGSKVSDKIGFIRSMLEKADAMLIGGAMAFPFLKASGKAIGNSFCEEGTEAVAAEIIKTANMIGVKIVLPVDLVAAGKNWDDGKAEVIKADSVPENSTGLDIGPETVALFAAEIQRAGTILWNGPLGLFERKPYGEGTKRVGISVAKKSADGAISVLGGGDTAAAANLLGFAQGIYHISTGGGATLEFFEKKELPGITPLLVP; the protein is encoded by the coding sequence ATGAGGTTGAAAACCATCGAGGGCCAATCACTCGGGGGGAAGAACGTCCTTGTCCGGGTGGATTTCAACGTGCCCATGGAAGAGGGCGAAATCACCGACGATACCCGGATAAGGGCCCACCTGGACACTTTAAACCTCCTCAGGCGAGGCGGAGCCAAGATCGCCCTTGCTTCCCATCGGGGAAGGCCGAAGGGGAAGGTCTCGCCCGACCTTTCTCTTTTCCCCGTCTTGAGATTTCTCAGACAACTGGCCTATTCCGAGGCCTCCTTTTGCGAGGACTGCGTGGGAGAAAAGGTCTCGGCAAAAGTCAACTCCATGAATGAAGGCGACATCTGTCTTTTGGAGAACCTCAGGTTCCATCCCGGCGAAGAGGCGAATGACCAGGTTTTTGCCGAAAACCTGGCAAAGCCCTTTGATCTTTTCGTTATGGACGCCTTCAGCGCGGCCCACAGAGCCCATGCTTCCACCGTGGGAGTGACCAGGTTCCTCCCCTCCTTCGCCGGAATCCTGATGGAGAAGGAGGTTTCCGTTCTTTCCGCCGTTATGGAGAGCCCCAAAAGGCCCCTGGTGATAATCCTGGGGGGCTCGAAGGTATCCGACAAGATCGGCTTCATCCGGAGCATGCTCGAAAAGGCCGACGCGATGCTTATAGGGGGAGCCATGGCTTTCCCCTTTCTCAAAGCCTCGGGCAAGGCCATCGGAAACTCTTTTTGCGAGGAAGGCACCGAGGCCGTAGCGGCGGAGATTATTAAAACCGCCAACATGATAGGGGTAAAGATCGTTCTGCCGGTGGATCTTGTCGCCGCCGGAAAAAACTGGGACGACGGCAAAGCTGAAGTGATCAAAGCCGACTCCGTTCCGGAGAATTCGACGGGGCTCGATATAGGGCCGGAGACGGTGGCCCTTTTTGCTGCCGAAATCCAGAGGGCCGGTACGATCCTCTGGAACGGTCCCCTGGGCCTTTTCGAAAGAAAACCCTATGGAGAGGGGACGAAACGGGTAGGAATCTCCGTCGCCAAGAAGTCAGCCGATGGCGCTATCTCCGTTCTTGGAGGAGGGGATACCGCGGCGGCGGCCAACCTGTTGGGATTTGCCCAGGGTATATATCACATTTCCACCGGTGGGGGAGCCACCCTCGAATTTTTTGAGAAGAAGGAGTTGCCGGGCATAACGCCTCTTCTTGTCCCGTAA
- a CDS encoding amylo-alpha-1,6-glucosidase, which translates to MYLGKADVNTYEKGSSREFLTTNGWGGFGFSTVIGANTRREHGLLVIKKGGEEAFPDVLISKVDETVISRGKKYHLSTNRYTDVIYPDGYRYLQEYQAEPLPGMLFVIHSVFLRKTVFMPRSLPLTVIKYELLTSPESIKLEIRPLAAHRGADRLCPEKDGSLFESFFTESSVTIQGRGLKSHFSFNQGDWNSKPLWFENLIYEHDDCEKPGTDSLWSPGFLSIDLSEGERAYVLLGSENVHYDHESVAAMEKETRHFFLENLAESPLIRKTPMVKDLLHSASHCLSQVDGERPAVFSGYPSVRESARETFISLPGLLLVTGKADFAERVLKVWLDRAIANDYIMPSEVNPHTGSLVTRACDAGLWFFYALDKLCDLTGKTDLVRENWPHLVGLLDSYVKGIPSIGIKLDKDGLLDLQSEDPGSNWMDGEIDGKPIVQRKGKLVEVNALWYNSLKTMEQYSKILGRDRECAEYGSLAEKSRRNYQNTFWCDKGFLYDWVDGKSREESIRCNQILAVSLPVSVMDPERGRAIVETCWNELYTTFGLRTLDPHHDKYKGRCEGRIDQREKARFMGMAWPWLLGQFITSYLRYNPERKDIGWCFLRPFLSHLRKGCLGGVAEIFDGSMPYKPHGDALYSPSVSELLRVIGEDM; encoded by the coding sequence ATGTACCTGGGAAAGGCTGATGTGAACACCTACGAGAAAGGCTCCAGCCGGGAGTTCTTGACGACAAACGGCTGGGGCGGTTTCGGATTTTCGACCGTGATCGGAGCGAACACCCGGCGCGAACACGGCTTGCTGGTGATTAAAAAGGGTGGAGAAGAGGCGTTCCCCGATGTTCTTATCAGCAAGGTGGATGAGACCGTTATCAGCAGGGGAAAGAAATACCATCTTTCCACCAATCGTTATACCGATGTAATTTACCCCGACGGCTATCGTTACCTGCAGGAATATCAAGCCGAACCTCTTCCTGGAATGCTTTTCGTGATCCATAGCGTTTTCCTGAGGAAGACAGTCTTCATGCCCAGGAGCCTCCCCCTGACGGTAATAAAATACGAACTGCTCACTTCCCCGGAAAGCATTAAACTGGAAATACGGCCCCTTGCCGCACACAGGGGTGCTGATCGGTTGTGCCCTGAAAAGGATGGATCACTCTTCGAGTCGTTTTTTACGGAAAGCTCCGTGACGATCCAAGGCAGGGGACTGAAGAGTCACTTTTCCTTCAACCAGGGGGATTGGAACTCCAAGCCACTGTGGTTTGAAAACCTTATCTATGAACATGATGACTGTGAAAAACCGGGAACGGACAGCCTGTGGTCTCCCGGATTTTTGTCAATCGACCTGTCCGAGGGGGAAAGGGCCTACGTCCTCCTGGGATCGGAGAACGTGCACTATGACCATGAATCGGTGGCGGCCATGGAAAAGGAGACCAGGCACTTTTTCTTGGAAAATCTAGCCGAGAGCCCCTTGATAAGGAAGACGCCCATGGTAAAAGATCTCCTTCATTCCGCCTCCCATTGCCTTTCCCAGGTGGATGGGGAGCGCCCCGCTGTATTCTCCGGTTATCCTTCCGTGAGAGAAAGCGCGAGAGAAACCTTTATATCTCTCCCCGGCCTTTTGCTGGTGACTGGGAAGGCCGACTTTGCCGAGAGGGTTCTGAAGGTATGGCTGGATCGGGCTATTGCGAATGATTATATTATGCCCTCTGAAGTGAATCCCCATACGGGATCACTGGTGACCAGGGCCTGTGATGCGGGTTTGTGGTTCTTTTACGCCCTGGACAAGCTCTGTGACCTGACTGGCAAGACGGACCTCGTCAGGGAAAACTGGCCCCACCTCGTGGGGCTCCTTGACAGTTATGTCAAGGGAATTCCCTCGATCGGCATCAAGCTGGACAAGGACGGGCTGCTCGATCTCCAATCGGAGGATCCGGGGAGCAACTGGATGGACGGAGAGATCGACGGCAAGCCTATCGTCCAAAGAAAGGGCAAACTGGTCGAGGTCAACGCTCTTTGGTATAACTCGCTGAAGACGATGGAGCAGTACTCGAAGATCCTCGGTCGGGACAGGGAATGCGCAGAATATGGCTCCCTGGCCGAAAAATCCCGAAGAAATTACCAGAATACTTTCTGGTGCGACAAGGGATTTCTTTACGACTGGGTGGATGGAAAGTCCAGGGAGGAATCGATCCGGTGCAACCAGATCCTGGCTGTATCGCTCCCAGTCTCCGTGATGGACCCCGAAAGAGGCAGAGCGATCGTTGAAACATGCTGGAACGAACTTTATACCACCTTTGGGCTCAGGACCCTCGACCCCCATCATGATAAGTACAAGGGCCGCTGCGAGGGGCGGATAGACCAGAGAGAAAAAGCCCGGTTCATGGGTATGGCCTGGCCTTGGCTTTTGGGACAGTTTATAACGTCTTACCTGAGATACAACCCCGAAAGGAAGGATATCGGATGGTGCTTCCTCCGGCCCTTCCTCTCGCACCTGAGAAAGGGATGCCTGGGAGGAGTGGCGGAGATCTTTGACGGCAGTATGCCCTACAAACCCCACGGCGATGCCCTTTATTCGCCGAGTGTCTCGGAACTGCTGAGAGTCATTGGGGAGGATATGTGA
- the rsfS gene encoding ribosome silencing factor, protein MPLLPDNTVKPLINALQDKFAEEVTIIDLSSESSFADAFILATGNSDVHMKTLLENVSEAMDRMKREYRIEGEHSPKWILLDAGNVVINIFSREGRDFYRLESIWANAEMTRVGD, encoded by the coding sequence TTGCCCTTGCTGCCGGACAATACCGTCAAACCGTTGATCAACGCCCTGCAGGACAAGTTCGCCGAGGAGGTCACCATCATCGATCTTTCAAGTGAATCATCCTTCGCCGACGCCTTCATCCTTGCGACGGGAAACTCGGACGTTCACATGAAAACGCTCCTTGAAAACGTTTCCGAGGCCATGGACCGGATGAAGAGGGAGTACAGGATCGAAGGAGAACACAGTCCAAAATGGATCCTCCTCGATGCCGGAAACGTCGTAATAAATATCTTCAGCCGGGAGGGAAGGGATTTTTACAGGCTCGAGAGCATATGGGCCAACGCTGAGATGACCCGGGTCGGGGACTGA
- the gap gene encoding type I glyceraldehyde-3-phosphate dehydrogenase, whose protein sequence is MKKRVAINGFGRIGRLALRALFEHDSDDLFDIVATNSRTTAEQRAYLFKYDSVHRRFPGDVSVEGDSLLINGKVVQVLAEPELENLPWKDLGIDLVIESSGKYTDSAKAAKHLEAGARKVLITAPAKNEDATIVMGVNEEIYDAAEHHVISNASCTTNCLAPVVKVLHEAFGIEKGLMTTTHAYTNDQKTLDASHKNLHRGRAAALSMIPTTTGAASAIGKVYPPVAGKMNGLAIRVPTPDVSLVDLVTVLSREVTSGEVNDAVREAAEGAMRRYLGYEEEDIVSVDVTGDSRSSLFAARHTMALGNLVKTLSWYDNEWGYACRVIDLVNYMLSKES, encoded by the coding sequence ATGAAAAAACGCGTAGCGATTAACGGATTCGGGCGGATAGGCCGGCTGGCGCTGAGGGCCCTTTTCGAGCACGACAGTGACGATCTTTTCGATATTGTTGCCACCAATAGCCGGACCACGGCGGAGCAAAGGGCTTATCTTTTCAAGTATGACTCCGTCCACCGCCGTTTCCCGGGTGATGTCTCCGTCGAGGGAGATTCACTCCTGATCAATGGGAAGGTCGTCCAGGTCCTGGCGGAACCGGAATTGGAAAATCTTCCCTGGAAGGATCTGGGAATAGACCTCGTTATAGAATCCTCGGGAAAGTACACCGACTCGGCAAAAGCCGCGAAGCACCTGGAAGCCGGCGCCAGGAAAGTCCTCATCACCGCCCCCGCGAAAAACGAGGACGCCACGATCGTTATGGGAGTGAACGAGGAGATCTACGACGCCGCTGAACATCACGTGATCTCAAACGCCTCATGCACGACCAACTGCCTTGCTCCGGTGGTGAAGGTCCTCCATGAGGCTTTCGGGATAGAAAAGGGGCTCATGACCACCACCCACGCCTATACCAACGATCAGAAAACCCTCGATGCCTCTCATAAAAATCTCCATAGAGGCCGGGCAGCTGCCCTTTCGATGATCCCCACCACGACGGGAGCGGCTTCGGCGATAGGCAAGGTTTACCCCCCCGTGGCCGGGAAAATGAACGGCCTGGCCATAAGAGTCCCGACACCCGACGTTTCCCTGGTCGACCTCGTAACGGTTCTATCCAGGGAGGTTACCTCCGGGGAGGTCAACGATGCTGTTCGCGAAGCGGCGGAAGGAGCGATGAGGCGCTATCTTGGCTACGAGGAGGAGGACATAGTCTCCGTCGATGTTACGGGCGATAGCCGTTCCTCCCTGTTCGCCGCGAGGCATACCATGGCCCTGGGCAACCTGGTCAAGACCCTTTCCTGGTACGACAATGAATGGGGTTACGCCTGCCGGGTAATCGATCTCGTCAATTACATGCTTTCAAAGGAATCCTGA
- a CDS encoding triose-phosphate isomerase produces the protein MKRGKFIAGNWKMNKGAAESLAFLVKLISLLEQVKEIESRVPDPVNVALFPQAINLLPMGGYLQNSKIDIKLGIQNIHWQLSGAFTGENSIKSAVEAGSSFALVGHSERRHLFQEGNDIISKKFTSCLENGLKPVLCVGETEHQKNQGSTEKVIEDQVRSVFSPKAMALLDGGRVYIAYEPVWAIGTGLNATVRDAQQCCRFIRSLLSELGGADLATRSLLAYGGSVKSSNSGDYLDQEDVDGLLVGGASLDPEEFFRIVRSAFPVVHV, from the coding sequence ATGAAGAGAGGCAAATTTATCGCCGGGAACTGGAAGATGAACAAGGGAGCGGCCGAGTCCCTGGCCTTCCTCGTAAAATTGATATCACTGCTGGAACAGGTAAAAGAGATCGAGTCAAGGGTTCCAGATCCTGTCAATGTGGCACTTTTCCCTCAGGCGATAAACCTTCTGCCGATGGGAGGTTATCTCCAAAATTCTAAAATAGATATCAAACTCGGCATACAGAATATTCATTGGCAACTATCCGGTGCCTTTACAGGAGAGAATTCTATAAAAAGCGCCGTCGAAGCTGGATCAAGCTTTGCCCTTGTCGGTCACAGCGAAAGGAGGCATCTTTTCCAGGAAGGCAATGATATTATTTCGAAAAAATTCACTTCCTGCCTTGAAAACGGGCTCAAACCGGTCCTTTGCGTCGGCGAAACCGAACATCAGAAGAACCAGGGATCGACGGAAAAGGTCATCGAGGATCAGGTAAGGAGCGTTTTTTCCCCGAAAGCAATGGCTCTTTTGGATGGAGGGAGAGTATATATCGCTTACGAACCCGTCTGGGCCATCGGCACCGGCCTGAACGCCACGGTCCGGGATGCCCAGCAATGTTGTCGTTTTATCCGGTCCCTGTTATCGGAGCTCGGGGGGGCCGACCTGGCGACACGTTCCCTCCTGGCCTATGGCGGAAGCGTAAAAAGCTCCAATTCCGGAGATTACCTTGACCAGGAAGATGTGGACGGCCTCCTCGTCGGTGGCGCATCCCTTGACCCGGAAGAATTTTTCAGGATCGTCCGGTCCGCTTTCCCCGTGGTCCATGTCTAG
- the rapZ gene encoding RNase adapter RapZ: MKESLPNRVSRCVIITGMSGSGKSTALRMFEDLGFYAIENIPPTLLPQLLQVLGRHEEAVQNGVAAVVDIRGESLLDDLFAIIGNLRRRELNIKVIFLDASDVCLVKRFEETRRRHPLSSEITILEAIHRERRELSQIHEIADLVVETSDLTLSQLRNEIFGKMDITEGPLKVIFTSFGFKHGIPQDSDFVIDVRFLPNPFYESRLRPLSGRDREVQDFILSHEGVSSFFGALSELMEQVMGLYRNTGKNIVHIAVGCTGGRHRSVAVVEWLGSKMPENSSIRHRDIEKDTVVT, from the coding sequence TTGAAAGAATCCCTTCCAAACAGGGTCTCCAGATGTGTGATAATCACGGGCATGTCAGGAAGCGGAAAATCCACTGCGCTTCGTATGTTCGAAGACCTTGGCTTTTATGCTATTGAAAACATCCCACCGACATTGCTCCCCCAACTATTGCAGGTACTGGGAAGGCACGAGGAAGCGGTACAGAATGGTGTTGCGGCCGTTGTCGATATCAGGGGGGAAAGCCTCCTCGACGATCTTTTCGCCATCATAGGCAACCTCAGGAGGAGAGAACTCAATATCAAGGTCATCTTTCTCGATGCCTCCGATGTCTGCCTCGTCAAGCGCTTCGAGGAGACCAGGAGAAGACACCCCCTCTCCTCGGAGATAACCATCCTCGAGGCCATCCACAGGGAACGGAGAGAACTATCCCAGATCCACGAGATTGCCGACCTAGTCGTAGAAACGTCGGATTTGACCCTGTCTCAACTTAGGAATGAGATCTTCGGAAAGATGGACATAACTGAAGGACCCCTCAAGGTCATCTTTACCTCCTTTGGGTTCAAACACGGCATCCCTCAGGATAGCGACTTTGTCATAGATGTCCGTTTCCTCCCGAACCCCTTTTACGAATCGCGCCTGAGGCCCTTGAGCGGAAGAGACAGGGAAGTCCAGGATTTCATCCTCTCCCATGAGGGAGTATCCAGTTTTTTTGGCGCCCTTTCGGAACTGATGGAGCAGGTCATGGGGCTATACAGGAACACGGGAAAAAACATCGTCCATATCGCTGTAGGCTGCACGGGAGGCAGACACAGGTCTGTCGCCGTCGTGGAATGGCTCGGGTCAAAGATGCCTGAAAATTCGTCGATCAGGCACAGGGATATTGAAAAGGATACGGTGGTAACGTGA
- a CDS encoding LCP family protein, whose translation MSKRHVLILVLTAILSLTAGIGLKAFFFFNPEPGTIREKIEHDEETGRINLLLLGLDEVPGEDVNRPDSIAFVSIDIDDKVVRLLSLPRDTRVQIPGRGWQKLNHAYVYGGVDLLKTTLVNYLGVPIPYHVIVNLQNFPELVDLIGGVTINVPKKLRYTDRAGGVHIDIPAGEQHLDGKAALGFVRFRHDALGDIGRVERQQIFMMTVFHKIKDPAMITKIPELTRQAIRLVKTNLTLSQSIQLASYLKDLDSSRVVFRTLPGKAAYISGISYWLGELGDLSEILTEKPREAPDAEEEEEEEQVGSPEGFTSPDLKESLTSIKVSLSVLNGSGTAGIGKESATKLQSLGIDVIHIGNAKHYDYKYTNILYPPGEETEKTAKVLGGLFDIADNLVRADTSVRNVTMIIGHDYMAFFRRIDLALNRN comes from the coding sequence GTGTCAAAAAGGCATGTTCTCATCCTGGTCCTGACCGCAATTCTATCGCTGACAGCCGGCATCGGTCTGAAGGCCTTCTTCTTTTTTAACCCGGAACCAGGGACCATTCGGGAAAAAATAGAACACGACGAGGAGACGGGGAGGATCAATCTTCTCCTGCTGGGCCTTGACGAAGTGCCCGGCGAAGATGTAAACCGACCCGATTCCATCGCCTTTGTCTCCATCGATATTGACGATAAGGTAGTCCGGTTGCTCTCTCTTCCCAGGGATACGAGGGTTCAGATCCCTGGCCGGGGTTGGCAAAAATTGAATCATGCCTATGTCTATGGGGGAGTGGATCTGCTGAAGACAACGCTGGTGAATTACCTGGGCGTGCCCATCCCGTACCACGTCATCGTCAACCTTCAAAACTTCCCGGAGCTGGTCGATCTTATCGGCGGCGTGACGATCAATGTTCCCAAGAAGTTGAGGTATACCGATAGGGCGGGTGGAGTTCACATCGATATACCGGCGGGTGAGCAGCACCTGGATGGGAAAGCGGCCCTGGGTTTTGTCAGGTTCCGCCATGACGCCCTGGGCGATATCGGAAGGGTGGAGCGCCAGCAAATATTTATGATGACGGTTTTTCACAAGATCAAGGACCCCGCGATGATAACCAAGATCCCCGAGTTGACACGCCAGGCGATTCGCCTTGTCAAGACAAACCTGACCCTCTCCCAGTCGATCCAACTGGCCTCGTACCTCAAGGACCTGGATTCTTCCCGAGTTGTTTTTAGGACCCTGCCCGGTAAGGCAGCTTATATTTCGGGGATCAGTTACTGGCTGGGTGAACTCGGTGATCTTTCGGAGATTCTGACAGAAAAACCCCGGGAAGCGCCGGATGCCGAAGAAGAAGAAGAAGAAGAGCAAGTCGGAAGCCCCGAAGGTTTTACGTCACCGGATCTGAAGGAAAGCTTAACCTCGATAAAGGTCAGCCTATCGGTCCTGAACGGATCCGGCACCGCCGGTATCGGCAAGGAATCAGCCACGAAGCTCCAGTCACTGGGAATAGATGTAATCCATATCGGGAACGCCAAGCACTACGACTACAAGTATACGAACATTCTTTATCCCCCCGGCGAAGAAACTGAAAAAACCGCCAAGGTGCTGGGCGGACTTTTCGACATCGCCGATAACCTTGTCCGGGCCGATACCTCGGTCCGAAATGTTACAATGATAATTGGTCACGACTACATGGCTTTTTTCAGAAGGATCGACCTGGCCCTGAATCGAAATTAA
- the yvcK gene encoding uridine diphosphate-N-acetylglucosamine-binding protein YvcK, producing MNWWSAFTIGLLTGGIIALLGARLFQEEVEEGTGGSQDKRDGTIMTKAFLHKITQGPDIVAIGGGTGLSTLLSGLKYYTRNITAIVTVTDEGGSSGRLRGEWGVLPPGDIRNCMLALAEDDSSLNRILNFRFDRGELKGHSLGNLILLAATEMTGDFRKAVEELNKLLAIRGKVIPVTNESVVLCAATADGDSLRGELDIARRGCRIESIWIEPADARAFPEAVAAIENAEAVVLGPGSLFTSIIPNLMFREISEALKRTAAPKIYITNLMTQPGETDGMSIMDHIRWITRASGTIPDYILANEEEVPPSLLKSYLAAGAAPLFLNEENERSLALMGSKIIQSGFLDVTGGNVRHNSQKVSEALMRITREERDSSPWKS from the coding sequence GTGAACTGGTGGTCGGCCTTCACCATCGGTCTTCTCACGGGGGGAATCATAGCCCTTCTCGGGGCGAGACTCTTCCAGGAAGAGGTGGAAGAGGGAACCGGTGGATCGCAGGACAAAAGGGACGGAACCATTATGACCAAGGCCTTCCTGCACAAGATCACGCAGGGTCCCGATATTGTCGCTATCGGTGGAGGGACAGGCCTTTCCACATTGCTTTCGGGGTTAAAATACTACACGCGAAATATAACTGCCATAGTGACAGTTACCGACGAGGGCGGAAGTTCTGGCCGCCTGCGAGGAGAATGGGGCGTTCTTCCTCCCGGGGATATCAGGAACTGCATGTTAGCTCTTGCCGAGGACGATAGCTCTCTGAACAGGATCCTGAACTTCAGGTTTGACCGCGGGGAGCTCAAGGGCCACAGCCTGGGCAATCTTATTCTCCTGGCTGCCACGGAGATGACCGGTGACTTCAGGAAGGCCGTCGAGGAACTCAACAAATTGCTGGCCATACGGGGGAAGGTAATTCCTGTTACGAATGAGTCGGTGGTTCTTTGCGCAGCCACGGCTGATGGTGATTCCCTTCGGGGTGAGCTGGACATCGCCAGGAGGGGTTGCCGGATCGAATCGATTTGGATCGAGCCCGCCGATGCCAGGGCTTTTCCCGAAGCCGTTGCGGCCATCGAGAACGCCGAGGCGGTTGTGCTGGGACCGGGAAGCCTGTTCACCAGCATCATCCCCAACCTCATGTTCAGGGAGATTTCAGAGGCCCTCAAGAGGACGGCCGCGCCCAAGATATACATCACGAACCTTATGACTCAGCCCGGCGAAACCGACGGCATGTCCATAATGGATCATATCCGGTGGATAACAAGAGCCTCCGGAACGATCCCCGACTATATCCTCGCCAACGAGGAAGAAGTGCCTCCCTCGCTTCTAAAGTCGTACTTGGCGGCCGGGGCTGCGCCCCTTTTCCTGAACGAGGAGAACGAGAGGTCCCTTGCCTTGATGGGGTCAAAAATCATCCAATCGGGTTTCCTCGATGTCACCGGAGGGAACGTCAGGCACAACAGCCAGAAAGTATCCGAGGCACTGATGCGAATCACCAGGGAAGAAAGGGATTCATCCCCATGGAAAAGTTGA
- the whiA gene encoding DNA-binding protein WhiA, producing the protein MEKLREVTRDDWSTILVDDGVKAAVEIGGILSGLIASSDKEGTVFSSGRFFVFRKLKRLWEISDWARSGQALNLMIPAGRRGKVSLRLDHETLLKGISYYGDSKRFETLSWHWLRGLFGSCGSLFLPRTGYYMAFRVNEASLWNPSEKLERVLSLNRIPFSRRKRRNFFETILRDQSSIVGMLSNMQMFRTSLLLEEKALLRSIKERANKVVNCDASNIRKSLESAHRQLELAERLLASGEVQGLPENLRELVYIRKENPSATLKELGQAFSKPVSKSTVKYRWKRIEFLTRMS; encoded by the coding sequence ATGGAAAAGTTGAGAGAAGTGACCCGTGACGACTGGTCAACCATTCTCGTTGATGACGGGGTCAAGGCCGCGGTGGAGATAGGCGGGATTCTATCCGGTCTTATAGCGAGCAGCGACAAAGAGGGAACGGTCTTTTCAAGCGGAAGGTTTTTCGTATTCAGGAAGCTGAAAAGACTTTGGGAGATCTCGGATTGGGCCCGATCCGGCCAAGCCCTGAACCTCATGATCCCGGCAGGAAGGAGGGGCAAGGTTTCATTGAGGCTCGACCATGAGACCCTTCTCAAGGGAATTTCCTATTACGGCGATTCCAAGAGGTTCGAAACCCTTTCCTGGCATTGGTTGAGGGGCCTCTTTGGGTCCTGCGGCTCCCTGTTCCTGCCCAGGACGGGTTATTATATGGCTTTCAGGGTGAACGAAGCTTCCCTATGGAACCCTTCGGAAAAACTGGAAAGAGTTCTTTCCTTGAACAGGATCCCCTTCAGTAGAAGAAAAAGGCGTAATTTTTTTGAGACGATACTACGCGACCAATCCTCTATAGTTGGAATGCTTTCAAATATGCAGATGTTCAGGACTTCCCTCCTGCTCGAGGAGAAGGCGCTGCTCAGGTCCATCAAGGAAAGGGCCAACAAGGTCGTGAACTGTGATGCCTCTAACATCAGAAAATCCCTGGAATCCGCCCATCGACAGCTCGAACTGGCGGAAAGGCTCCTGGCCAGCGGCGAGGTCCAGGGGTTGCCGGAGAACTTGCGGGAACTTGTATACATCAGGAAAGAAAATCCATCGGCCACACTCAAAGAGCTTGGGCAGGCCTTTTCAAAGCCCGTGAGTAAAAGCACGGTCAAGTACCGCTGGAAAAGAATTGAATTTCTGACGAGGATGTCTTAA